The following are encoded in a window of Glandiceps talaboti chromosome 5, keGlaTala1.1, whole genome shotgun sequence genomic DNA:
- the LOC144435843 gene encoding TGF-beta-activated kinase 1 and MAP3K7-binding protein 1-like gives MASHLSTPSGPRPPRVGLQSHSLSWTDDLPVCHMSGVGFSTNQIYREDGGRLEEHEFEDHCFHFRTEDGICLYGVFDGHDGGRAAHFAEQRMPAELLLGQLRSETVDDGEIKRILQLAFNAVEKGFFQSIDEALAEMTNLKLQIPEGLSDYEVYQQYPDSVNKLQQLEREINGGTTAIVAVIINNKLYVANVGDSRAILVKAGDEGHLKIQQLSVDHNIHNEDELLRLSHLGLNTEQIRQAGRQLGNCETTRSIGDYSVKGGYKDFDLLSVAHSEPVIADPEIIGGLPIDESCCFLLVFTNGLYKSLEEVTDTKQVNYDIANMVAAEFTVQSTLNGVAQAIIDKVVRIHHDTFMSGNEFAKNCQRRDDITLIVRNFGLPLGSSLQSPTQGGQYNPVTIPYSPSGGGGTLTTLVIPPPNATPKAGTSSNITSLDLKPLHIETNLPSPRSSTPTPTMWENVTTPTGEQLQQGDETPTSTGSGTQSSGEERFLFERLQPRQAEKTNEPDEDGRIDSYVDFSEFYIAYNAALQDAGASHSL, from the exons ATGGCGTCGCATTTATCGACTCCGTCGGGACCGCGACCGCCAAGGGTTGGATTACAG AGCCATTCACTTAGCTGGACAGATGATCTACCTGTCTGTCACATGTCAGGTGTTGGCTTCTCAACAAACCAAATATACAGAGAAGATGGTGGACGATTAGAAGAACATGAATTTGAAGATCACTGCTTCCATTTCAG GACGGAGGATGGTATCTGCCTGTATGGTGTCTTTGATGGACATGATGGTGGCAGAGCTGCTCACTTTGCTGAGCAGAGAATGCCTGCTGAACTGTTGCTAGGACAACTGAGAAGTGAAACAGTGGATGACGGGGAAATTAAGAGAATCTTACAGCTGGCATTTAATGCTGTAGAGAAAGGCTTCTTTCAGTCCATTGACGAGGCACTGGCAGAAATGactaatttgaaattacaaatacCAGAA GGACTGAGTGATTATGAAGTGTATCAACAGTATCCAGACAGCGTAAACAAACTACAACAGTTAGAACGTGAAATTAATGGTGGTACTACAGCTATTGTAGCCGTTATTATAAACAACAAACTCTATGTTGCTAATGTTG GTGATAGTCGAGCAATCCTGGTAAAGGCTGGGGATGAGGGACATCTTAAAATACAACAGTTGAGTGTGGATCATAATATTCACAACGAGGATGAGTTGCTGAGACTATCACATCTTGGTCTAAATACTGAACAGATCAGACAAGCTGGAAGACAACTGGGAAACTGTGAAACTACCAGAAGTATTGGTGACTACAGTGTCAAGGGTGGCTACAAAGACTTTGATCTTTTGAG TGTTGCACATAGTGAACCAGTGATAGCCGATCCTGAGATCATCGGAGGCCTACCAATTGACGAATCTTGCTGCTTTCTTCTTGTGTTCACCAATGGTTTATACAAATCTCTTGAGGAGGTAACCGACACTAAACAAGTCAATTACGATATCGCTAACATGGTGGCAGCTGAATTCACTGTGCAGTCTACACTAAATGGTGTAGCACAGGCAATCATCGATAAAGTGGTACGTATTCACCACGACACATTTATGAGTGGGAACGAGTTCGCTAAGAATTGCCAACGTAGAGATGACATCACTTTGATCGTCAGAAACTTCGGTCTGCCTCTAGGAAGTTCCTTGCAAAGTCCGACACAAGGTGGCCAGTACAATCCCGTGACAATTCCTTATTCTCCAAGCGGCGGAGGTGGAACATTAACAACACTTGTCATTCCACCGCCAAACGCAACACCAAAAGCCGGCACCTCATCTAACATCACCTCCCTTGATTTGAAACCTCTTCACATTGAGACAAATCTACCCAGTCCAAGAAGCTCGACACCTACCCCTACTATGTGGGAAAATGTAACCACACCTACAGGGGAGCAGCTCCAACAGGGTGACGAAACCCCAACAAGTACAGGCAGCGGTACACAGAGTAGTGGAGAGGAGAGGTTCCTATTCGAAAGACTTCAACCTCGTCAGGCGGAGAAAACCAACGAACCAGATGAGGATGGTCGCATTGACTCTTATGTAGACTTTTCAGAATTTTACATAGCATATAATGCAGCATTGCAAGATGCAGGGGCTTCACATTCACTTTAA
- the LOC144435833 gene encoding LYR motif containing protein 1-like → MARQEVLMLYRRILRTARTWESIAGRGDDTDTDKKYIKDEARRLFKKNKEEADPDKIQLCIQEAQTRLELALHYKNPYPRPVNIPYMGLPPSMGRGKKFQDKLRKQGKPVYMQSYDEHD, encoded by the exons ATGGCTAGACAAGAAGTACTGATGTTGTATCGTCGAATACTACGAACTGCACGTACCTGGGAATCCATTGCAGGACGTGGAGATGACACTGATACAGACAAAAAGTACATCAAAGATGAAGCAAGACGTCTCTTTAAGAAAAATAAAGAG GAAGCAGACCCAGACAAGATTCAGCTTTGTATCCAAGAAGCACAAACAAGATTAGAACTTG CTCTACATTACAAAAATCCATATCCAAGACCA GTAAATATACCTTACATGGGTCTTCCTCCATCCATGGGACGAGGCAAGAAGTTCCAAGACAAGCTGAGAAAACAAGGAAAGCCAGTATACATGCAATCTTATGATGAACATGACTAA
- the LOC144434976 gene encoding collectin-11-like, whose product MAYEDEVLEEIDVPDISIVNEIPSVLSKDGEVNYFDVVYIRKTYFGALQYCESIGGRLARIPNVERDKALVAWIYHAGDEPGGRYWVDINDIKEEGVWCTSDGTKQVYKGNWGLLEPNNKDNEDCVELR is encoded by the exons ATGGCATACGAAGATGAG GTCCTGGAGGAGATTGATGTCCCTGACATATCGATCGTAAACGAAATTCCCTCTGTACTTTCTAAAGACGGAGAAGTGAATTATTTTGACGTTGTGTATATCAGAAAGACATACTTCGGAGCTCTGCAATATTGCGAAAGTATTGGTGGGAGATTAGCAAGAATACCCAACGTAGAGCGTGATAAAGCCTTGGTTGCCTGGATATATCATGCTGGTGATGAACCTG GTGGTAGATATTGGGTTGACATTAACGATATCAAAGAGGAGGGAGTATGGTGTACATCTGACGGAACTAAGCAGGTATACAAGGGAAATTGGGGACTGTTAGAACCCAATAACAAAGATAACGAAGACTGTGTTGAACTAAGGTAA